One window of Ignavibacteriota bacterium genomic DNA carries:
- a CDS encoding DUF4287 domain-containing protein produces the protein MSFQAYLDTIKAKTGKSPEQLKAAAVKAGVYSPMMKATELVAWLKEEFDLGHGHSMAIWAVWKDKGWVQAPKSKKG, from the coding sequence ATGTCGTTCCAAGCCTACCTGGATACCATCAAGGCCAAAACAGGCAAGTCCCCCGAGCAATTGAAGGCCGCCGCCGTGAAGGCTGGTGTCTACAGTCCGATGATGAAGGCCACGGAGCTGGTTGCCTGGCTGAAGGAGGAATTCGATCTCGGCCACGGACACTCCATGGCCATATGGGCTGTCTGGAAAGACAAGGGGTGGGTCCAGGCGCCGAAGTCGAAGAAGGGTTAG
- a CDS encoding DUF1801 domain-containing protein, whose protein sequence is MPLNTEVTALVAALKHPMAKEITALRKLILASHKGLGETIKWNSPNFAVGSEDRITLRIQPIRHIQIILHHGAKPVKPKTKPVTDTSGLLDWKGTDRAVLEILTPADLKKHQRVIGKIVREWVEATT, encoded by the coding sequence ATGCCACTGAACACTGAGGTCACGGCGCTGGTCGCGGCACTGAAGCACCCGATGGCGAAGGAGATCACCGCGCTCCGGAAACTGATCCTTGCCTCGCACAAGGGGCTCGGAGAGACCATCAAATGGAACAGCCCGAACTTCGCGGTAGGCTCCGAGGACCGTATTACGCTCCGGATCCAACCCATACGGCATATTCAGATCATTTTGCATCACGGCGCCAAACCCGTGAAACCAAAGACGAAGCCCGTCACGGATACATCAGGACTGCTCGACTGGAAGGGGACCGACCGTGCGGTGCTGGAGATACTGACGCCCGCCGATCTGAAGAAACATCAGCGGGTTATCGGGAAGATCGTGAGGGAGTGGGTGGAGGCGACGACCTGA
- a CDS encoding SRPBCC family protein has product MKNRDLITRTIQINAPASRIWPIMSGVEQWHTWTPSIRTVKRLDAGPFGVGSRVMVLQPKLPPAFWKVTEFAPGHHFSWVSAAPGLTVTAVHRIDPGANGCKVTLSVHYEGFFAGLAVKLMGAITEKYVGWEAEGLKNVSEGEDDATEH; this is encoded by the coding sequence ATGAAGAACCGGGATCTCATCACCAGGACCATCCAGATCAATGCCCCTGCCTCCCGCATCTGGCCCATCATGTCCGGCGTGGAGCAGTGGCACACCTGGACCCCCTCGATCCGCACGGTGAAGCGTCTGGACGCCGGTCCGTTCGGCGTCGGCTCGCGGGTGATGGTCCTCCAGCCGAAGCTCCCGCCTGCATTCTGGAAGGTGACGGAATTCGCGCCGGGCCATCATTTCTCGTGGGTTTCCGCCGCCCCCGGACTCACCGTGACCGCCGTGCACCGCATCGATCCCGGTGCGAATGGATGCAAGGTGACGCTCTCCGTCCACTACGAGGGGTTCTTTGCCGGTCTTGCGGTGAAGCTGATGGGCGCCATCACGGAGAAGTACGTCGGCTGGGAGGCGGAGGGGCTGAAGAACGTGAGCGAGGGGGAGGACGATGCCACTGAACACTGA
- a CDS encoding STAS domain-containing protein, with protein sequence MDFTTLQREDGITVLKLEGRMDLDGADVVGKRLAAATADKGMRVVVDLAEVNFMSSIGIGMLVRLAQSVQKRHGNLVLLDPQSVVWLVLERTHIPEIISVHLRLDEALVAVRGEPLKPGSGTA encoded by the coding sequence ATGGACTTCACGACGTTGCAGCGCGAAGACGGCATCACGGTCCTGAAACTTGAGGGCCGCATGGATCTTGACGGGGCCGACGTGGTCGGCAAACGGCTTGCGGCGGCGACCGCGGACAAAGGCATGCGCGTGGTCGTGGACCTCGCCGAAGTGAACTTCATGTCATCCATCGGGATCGGTATGCTCGTCCGCCTCGCGCAGTCCGTGCAGAAGCGCCACGGCAATCTGGTGCTCCTGGATCCCCAATCGGTGGTCTGGCTCGTACTCGAACGGACGCACATCCCTGAGATCATCAGCGTGCACCTCAGGCTCGACGAAGCGCTGGTCGCCGTACGGGGAGAGCCGTTGAAGCCGGGAAGCGGAACAGCGTGA